One Ahaetulla prasina isolate Xishuangbanna chromosome 1, ASM2864084v1, whole genome shotgun sequence DNA window includes the following coding sequences:
- the LOC131188921 gene encoding C-C motif chemokine 4-like: protein MKISVVAFMFLFLVASISLPVTDALGFDSTICCLSYTKRKISKHRVKSFFSTSGTCRLPSLVFMLRNGTPACVNPTEKWVMDVVRSFKEE from the exons ATGAAGATCTCAGTGGTAGCCTTCATGTTTCTCTTTCTTGTGGCCTCCATCTCTCTGCCTGTAACTGATGCCT tgggctttgattCAACCATCTGCTGCCTAAGTTACACCAAGAGAAAAATTTCGAAGCATCGAGTGAAAAGTTTTTTCTCCACCAGTGGGACATGCAGACTGCCATCTCTAGT GTTTATGCTAAGGAATGGTACGCCAGCCTGTGTTAACCCAACAGAAAAATGGGTCATGGATGTTGTGAGATCTTTCAAAGAAGAATGA
- the LOC131188920 gene encoding C-C motif chemokine 5-like, with protein sequence MNSSLATLAVFLVAAMFLSQAQAQFDPRLCCFDYVTRPIPRKNLKSYEYTNARCSRQAVILITHVNRRMCADPSEPWVQDRVKYLSKN encoded by the exons ATGAACAGCTCCCTGGCTACCCTCGCCGTCTTCCTGGTTGCTGCTATGTTCTTATCCCAAGCTCAGGCTCAGTTTG ACCCCAGGCTCTGTTGTTTTGACTATGTAACCAGGCCTATTCCACGGAAGAACCTGAAGTCCTATGAATATACAAACGCCAGGTGTTCCAGGCAAGCTGTCAT ATTAATCACACATGTGAACCGACGGATGTGTGCAGATCCCAGTGAGCCATGGGTCCAGGATCGTGTAAAATATTTGTCCAAAAACTGA